In a genomic window of Bradyrhizobium ontarionense:
- the pyk gene encoding pyruvate kinase, translating into MRRLRRIKILATLGPASSDSTMIRKLFEAGADIFRINMSHTPHDKLRELVTTIRSVESSYGRPIGILVDLQGPKLRVGTFADGPVQLNNGQSFVLDSDKTPGDATRVHLPHPEILAALQPGHALLLDDGKVRLIAEETSPTRAVTRVVIGGKMSDRKGVSLPDTDLPVSAMTPKDRADLEAALNIGVDWIALSFVQRADDVLEAKKIIRGRAAVMSKIEKPQAIDRLNDILDVSDALMVARGDLGVELPLERVPGLQKQMTRMARRAGKPVVVATQMLESMIQSPVPTRAEVSDVATAVYEGADAIMLSAESAAGKFPVEAVSTMNRIGEEVERDAVYRSVIAAQRPEPESTAGDAIAEAARRIAENLDLPTIICWTSSGSTAVRVARERPRPPIVAITPNVATGRKLSVVWGVHCVVAEDARDQDDMVERAGSIAFRDGFVRAGQRVLVVAGVPLGTPGTTNMVRIAYVGPSSEASL; encoded by the coding sequence ATGAGGCGACTGCGCCGCATCAAGATCCTCGCCACGCTCGGCCCCGCCTCCTCCGACAGCACGATGATTCGCAAGCTGTTCGAGGCCGGAGCCGACATTTTCAGGATCAACATGAGCCACACCCCGCATGACAAGCTGCGGGAACTGGTGACCACGATCCGCAGCGTCGAATCGAGCTATGGCCGTCCGATCGGCATTCTGGTCGACCTGCAGGGCCCGAAGCTTCGGGTCGGGACCTTCGCCGACGGCCCGGTCCAGCTGAACAACGGCCAGAGCTTCGTGCTCGATTCCGACAAGACGCCGGGCGACGCGACCCGGGTTCACCTGCCGCATCCGGAGATCCTGGCGGCGCTGCAGCCGGGCCACGCGCTGCTGCTCGACGACGGCAAGGTGCGCCTGATCGCGGAGGAGACCTCCCCCACCCGCGCCGTCACCCGAGTCGTGATCGGCGGCAAGATGTCCGACCGCAAGGGCGTCAGTCTGCCCGACACGGACCTGCCGGTCTCGGCGATGACGCCGAAGGACCGTGCCGATCTCGAGGCTGCGCTGAACATCGGCGTCGACTGGATCGCGCTGTCCTTCGTGCAGCGCGCCGACGACGTGCTCGAAGCCAAGAAGATCATCCGCGGCCGCGCGGCCGTCATGTCCAAGATCGAGAAGCCGCAGGCGATCGACCGGCTCAACGACATCCTCGATGTCTCCGATGCCCTGATGGTGGCGCGCGGCGATCTCGGCGTCGAGCTGCCGCTGGAGCGCGTCCCCGGCCTGCAGAAGCAGATGACCCGGATGGCGCGCCGCGCCGGCAAGCCGGTGGTGGTTGCGACGCAGATGCTTGAGTCGATGATCCAGTCGCCGGTGCCGACGCGCGCCGAGGTCTCCGACGTCGCCACCGCCGTCTACGAGGGCGCCGACGCCATCATGCTGTCGGCGGAGTCGGCGGCCGGCAAATTCCCGGTCGAGGCGGTCTCGACCATGAACCGGATCGGCGAGGAGGTCGAACGCGACGCGGTCTACCGCTCCGTGATCGCGGCGCAGCGCCCCGAACCGGAATCGACCGCGGGCGATGCGATCGCGGAAGCCGCGCGGCGGATTGCCGAGAACCTCGACCTGCCCACCATCATCTGCTGGACCTCGTCGGGCTCGACCGCGGTCCGGGTCGCACGGGAACGCCCACGGCCCCCGATCGTGGCGATCACGCCGAACGTCGCCACGGGGCGCAAATTGTCGGTCGTGTGGGGCGTGCATTGCGTCGTGGCCGAGGACGCCCGCGACCAAGACGACATGGTCGAACGTGCCGGCTCGATCGCGTTCCGGGACGGCTTCGTGCGCGCCGGCCAGCGTGTCCTGGTGGTCGCCGGCGTTCCGCTCGGCACCCCCGGCACCACCAACATGGTCCGCATCGCCTATGTCGGGCCGTCCAGCGAGGCCAGCCTCTGA
- a CDS encoding DUF2312 domain-containing protein yields the protein MATSAAAKDDESPATRFAVDQLKSIIERIERLEEEKKAISEDIKDVYAESKGNGFDVKALRTIIRLRKQDPNERQEEESILETYMQALGMM from the coding sequence ATGGCCACCTCCGCCGCCGCGAAGGACGACGAGTCGCCCGCGACCCGCTTTGCCGTAGACCAGCTCAAGTCGATCATCGAGCGGATCGAGCGGCTGGAGGAGGAGAAGAAGGCGATCTCCGAAGACATCAAGGATGTCTATGCCGAAAGCAAGGGCAACGGGTTCGACGTCAAGGCGCTGCGCACGATCATCCGGCTGCGCAAGCAGGACCCGAACGAGCGCCAGGAAGAAGAAAGCATCCTCGAGACCTACATGCAGGCGCTTGGCATGATGTGA
- a CDS encoding DUF882 domain-containing protein, producing MLSVFARRSDSLPKAGWNAVGRYGLASLLLLLGAGSVHDATALNETRSLAFHHTHSGEDLTITFKRDGRYDDDALKRLNHFLRDWRTQDETVMDRHLFDILWEVYRDVDGKQPIQIISSYRSPATNSMLRRRSAHTGVARHSQHMLGHAMDFYIPNVPLEQIRFAGLRLQRGGVGFYPTSGSPFVHLDTGNIRHWPRMTADQLARVFPDGKTVHVPSNGVPLKGYELARAEIEKRGTGDDASPGRSSLFARLFRGRPSEDDEEAAESDAKPVQTAAALVAKSADKTSEKDSRSADRTADNRPSTPRGKFANALQLASADSQIAQPATAKSETKSEATSSITGQRQTGAPQSVADIINSRGFWGDNPGTPKQATPEQVAAITARRALSAIDQPQSSSLMQAMAFAPPASSPVDRANVVGATAPIPVRNSRPTTRSAAPAPEANAVASKSGQGQDGLITMATRISAAKGTDSTWMRAILLTPSASTSMSVTMLGDADLTVMRSYFVKPQTALAMSFAADPTPGLSYDQFTGPAIIKLETKTFTMRAAALR from the coding sequence TTGCTGTCTGTTTTCGCGCGCCGATCTGATTCGCTGCCCAAAGCGGGTTGGAACGCTGTGGGCCGGTACGGTTTGGCATCGCTGCTCCTGCTGCTCGGGGCAGGATCGGTGCATGATGCGACGGCGTTGAACGAGACCCGTAGCCTCGCCTTTCACCACACCCATTCCGGCGAAGACCTGACGATCACCTTCAAGCGCGACGGCCGCTATGACGACGACGCGCTGAAGAGGCTCAACCATTTCCTGCGCGACTGGCGCACCCAGGATGAGACGGTGATGGACCGTCACCTGTTCGACATTCTCTGGGAAGTCTACCGCGACGTCGACGGCAAGCAGCCGATCCAGATCATCTCCTCCTATCGCTCACCCGCGACCAATTCGATGCTGCGCCGCCGCTCGGCGCATACCGGAGTGGCCCGCCACAGCCAGCACATGCTGGGGCATGCGATGGACTTCTACATTCCCAACGTACCGCTGGAGCAGATCCGCTTTGCGGGTCTTCGTCTGCAGCGCGGGGGTGTCGGCTTCTATCCGACCTCCGGGTCGCCCTTCGTTCACCTCGACACCGGCAACATCCGCCACTGGCCACGGATGACGGCTGACCAGCTGGCCCGGGTGTTCCCGGACGGCAAGACCGTCCACGTCCCAAGCAACGGCGTCCCGCTGAAGGGCTACGAGCTGGCCCGAGCCGAGATCGAAAAACGGGGCACGGGTGACGATGCATCGCCGGGCCGGTCCAGTCTGTTTGCGCGACTGTTCCGCGGACGTCCGAGCGAGGATGACGAGGAAGCGGCGGAGAGCGACGCCAAGCCTGTTCAGACCGCCGCCGCCCTCGTCGCGAAGTCGGCCGACAAGACGTCCGAGAAGGACAGTCGCAGCGCGGACCGGACGGCAGACAACAGGCCGTCGACGCCCCGCGGCAAGTTCGCCAACGCCCTACAGCTGGCGTCTGCCGATTCGCAGATCGCGCAGCCGGCGACAGCCAAGTCGGAAACGAAGTCCGAGGCCACGAGCTCGATCACCGGCCAGCGTCAGACCGGCGCGCCCCAGAGCGTCGCCGACATCATCAATTCGCGCGGCTTCTGGGGTGACAATCCCGGCACCCCGAAGCAGGCGACGCCGGAGCAGGTCGCTGCGATCACGGCGCGCCGCGCGCTGTCGGCGATCGACCAGCCGCAGAGCTCGAGCCTGATGCAGGCGATGGCCTTCGCTCCGCCGGCATCTTCACCGGTCGATCGCGCCAATGTGGTCGGGGCGACGGCGCCGATCCCAGTGCGCAATTCCCGCCCGACCACGCGCAGCGCTGCACCCGCGCCCGAGGCCAATGCGGTAGCTTCCAAGAGCGGGCAAGGCCAGGACGGCCTGATCACGATGGCGACCCGTATCTCAGCCGCCAAGGGCACCGATTCCACCTGGATGCGCGCCATCCTGCTGACGCCGAGCGCGTCGACATCGATGTCGGTCACGATGCTCGGCGATGCCGATCTCACCGTGATGCGCAGCTATTTCGTGAAGCCGCAAACAGCGCTGGCCATGAGCTTCGCCGCCGATCCGACACCCGGCCTGAGCTACGACCAGTTCACCGGGCCGGCGATCATCAAGCTGGAAACCAAGACCTTCACGATGCGCGCGGCAGCCTTGCGCTGA
- a CDS encoding toll/interleukin-1 receptor domain-containing protein has translation MAGAMRRRSSGRGISKKKIVDLLKSGSQVWNSWRIFTRFSFSIVVEGISLRGIDLSGANLGDVSFSSVDLSNSNLSRADLSWAKFFECDLHSTNLSASDLGMAIFGDTDLVEANFENARLSGAYFGGCDLLKANLINAQIDNTNFRNSILVETIFSGARTNNTLFIEVDLSKSIGLEMIEHEGPSVADNRTLETSGQLPLAFLRGIGLSDAYIDYLPAIQNQALQHYSCFISHSSKDQAFAARLYADLQAHGVRCWFAPHDLPIGAKTWDSIDEAIRLRDKLLLILSKNAISSDWVEDEVNKAFAEERTRSDIVLVPIKIDNAVMQTSEPWALKLRDQRNIGDFRKWKDHDSYQIALRRLISDLSKKPNISGTP, from the coding sequence ATGGCTGGAGCCATGAGAAGGCGCTCATCTGGACGAGGCATAAGCAAGAAGAAGATCGTTGATCTATTAAAGAGCGGATCTCAGGTTTGGAATTCGTGGAGGATCTTCACAAGGTTCTCATTTTCGATTGTCGTAGAGGGAATAAGTCTCAGAGGAATTGATCTCAGCGGGGCAAATCTAGGGGATGTTTCATTTAGTAGCGTCGATCTGAGCAACTCAAATTTGAGCCGCGCAGACCTCAGTTGGGCAAAATTCTTCGAATGCGATCTTCACTCCACCAATCTAAGTGCATCCGATCTAGGGATGGCAATCTTCGGCGACACTGACTTAGTGGAAGCTAATTTCGAGAACGCCCGTCTCTCTGGCGCTTATTTTGGAGGATGCGATCTATTGAAGGCAAATCTCATTAACGCTCAGATTGACAATACAAACTTCCGCAATTCAATTTTGGTCGAGACCATCTTTAGCGGCGCCAGAACTAATAACACTCTCTTTATAGAGGTAGACCTTTCCAAGAGTATTGGCTTGGAAATGATCGAGCATGAGGGCCCCAGCGTCGCAGATAACCGAACTCTGGAAACATCAGGTCAACTACCCCTGGCATTCCTTCGAGGAATCGGATTGTCTGACGCCTACATCGACTACTTGCCGGCCATCCAAAATCAAGCCCTTCAACATTATAGCTGCTTCATAAGTCACTCAAGCAAAGACCAAGCATTTGCGGCCCGCCTTTACGCCGACTTACAAGCTCACGGAGTTAGATGCTGGTTTGCTCCTCACGACCTCCCCATCGGGGCAAAGACGTGGGATTCAATAGACGAGGCCATCAGGTTGCGAGACAAGCTCCTGTTGATCCTATCAAAAAATGCAATTTCAAGCGACTGGGTCGAAGACGAAGTAAACAAGGCCTTCGCTGAAGAACGAACCCGTAGCGATATAGTCCTGGTCCCAATCAAGATTGACAACGCTGTGATGCAGACCTCCGAGCCATGGGCTCTCAAGTTGAGGGATCAAAGAAATATCGGGGACTTCCGAAAGTGGAAAGATCACGATTCTTATCAAATTGCATTGCGCAGGCTCATATCTGATCTTTCTAAGAAGCCGAACATTAGCGGGACGCCTTGA
- a CDS encoding DUF1036 domain-containing protein, translated as MISKTSSLPHRIPRLPGFGLLSLLGLAMLCLSSSPAAADFRLCNNTSSRVGIALGYKDAEGWTTEGWWNVSSRSCETLLKGTLVARYYYIYALDYDRGGEWSGQAFMCSRDKEFTIKGTDNCLARGFDRTGFFEVDTADQRAWTVQLTEANEQPAQQRVPGIPGTFGPGGNVPGLPNGSQGTPPPGAPGLPSGQAPKP; from the coding sequence ATGATCTCGAAAACCTCCTCTCTCCCGCATCGCATTCCCCGTCTCCCCGGTTTCGGACTGCTTTCGCTGCTTGGGTTGGCCATGCTCTGTCTGTCGTCGAGCCCGGCGGCGGCCGATTTCCGGCTCTGCAACAACACGTCCAGCCGGGTCGGGATCGCCCTCGGCTACAAGGACGCGGAGGGCTGGACCACCGAAGGCTGGTGGAACGTGTCGTCGCGCAGTTGCGAAACCCTGCTCAAGGGCACGCTGGTCGCGCGCTACTACTACATCTACGCGCTGGACTATGACCGCGGCGGTGAATGGTCGGGACAGGCCTTCATGTGCTCGCGCGACAAGGAGTTCACGATCAAGGGCACGGACAATTGCCTCGCCCGCGGCTTCGACCGCACGGGGTTCTTCGAGGTCGACACCGCCGACCAGCGGGCCTGGACGGTGCAGCTGACCGAAGCCAACGAGCAGCCGGCGCAACAGCGGGTGCCGGGCATTCCCGGCACGTTCGGTCCCGGCGGCAACGTGCCGGGGCTGCCCAATGGATCGCAGGGCACGCCGCCTCCGGGCGCGCCGGGGCTGCCCTCGGGGCAAGCGCCCAAGCCATGA
- a CDS encoding L,D-transpeptidase family protein: MAIAATFLAVSTTSALAQSDPPRPSAAELAIDAAIPLPEPANVPPPTASDFKPDTTATVSPNPGKAPEGATKPADTAAAPSIEPTTNDPGKTIAAPPTASPATATAPEPGKDPVKAASNVPAADQPVAERLRDMMATKATRYFDRKTERAAVEKFYTGRDYAPIWTQGGNLTAAAKGVISRLKEAAADGLNPADYPVPDFAAAASAPDALAEADLKLTESMLDYARQAQSGRMHWSQVSADIQYPEHPIDPSEVLANVTGAKDASAALDGYNPPHKLYKLLKAKLAELRGVGDGAPIIIEDGEALKYTAARGKNAPEADAQMSDPRVPKLRAKLGITENADDIRYDAKVAAAVRKFQESVDLKPTGVLDDRTVKALNTPKRDKQIDTVIVNMERWRWLPRDLGAPAIGDAYVILNIPDYTLKVMQRGAQVWTTRVVTGKPGQHATPLLSETMKFITVNPTWNVPPSIIYNEYLPALQQDPTVLDRMGLRLERARDGSIHISQPPGEANALGRVRFNFPNKFLVYQHDTPDKNLFARDERAFSHGCMRVQYPDQYAAVLLNITMPNERYTPERIRSMYGSSEIDLKFPTPIPVNITYQTAFVDDAGKLQFRKDVYGRDGTMISILKNNRGKDLENVVAHAQPNYSRPKGPLPSAVNVSDNSFSSGSSSPNFFERLFGGGGQPTPPAPVGRPSRRVFTR; encoded by the coding sequence ATGGCTATCGCGGCGACCTTCCTCGCGGTGTCGACGACCTCGGCTCTGGCCCAGAGCGACCCGCCCCGCCCCAGCGCCGCCGAACTCGCCATCGACGCGGCCATCCCGTTGCCCGAGCCGGCCAACGTGCCGCCTCCGACCGCCAGCGATTTCAAGCCCGACACGACAGCCACCGTGTCGCCCAATCCGGGCAAGGCTCCCGAGGGCGCAACGAAGCCGGCCGACACCGCAGCCGCTCCCTCAATCGAGCCGACCACGAACGACCCTGGCAAGACCATCGCCGCCCCGCCGACCGCCTCTCCCGCCACCGCAACGGCCCCCGAACCTGGGAAAGACCCGGTCAAGGCCGCCAGCAATGTTCCCGCCGCCGACCAGCCGGTCGCCGAGCGATTGCGCGACATGATGGCAACCAAGGCCACGCGTTACTTCGACCGTAAGACGGAACGCGCCGCCGTCGAGAAATTCTACACTGGCCGCGACTACGCGCCGATCTGGACCCAAGGCGGCAACCTGACCGCAGCAGCAAAGGGCGTGATCTCTCGCCTCAAGGAGGCTGCAGCGGACGGCCTCAATCCTGCCGACTATCCGGTACCGGACTTCGCCGCCGCTGCGTCAGCGCCAGACGCGCTGGCGGAAGCCGATCTCAAGCTCACCGAGAGCATGCTGGATTACGCACGGCAGGCGCAGAGCGGGCGCATGCACTGGTCGCAGGTATCAGCCGATATCCAGTACCCCGAGCATCCGATCGATCCCAGCGAGGTTCTCGCCAATGTCACGGGCGCGAAAGACGCCTCCGCTGCGCTGGACGGCTACAACCCGCCGCACAAGCTCTACAAGCTCCTGAAGGCCAAGCTCGCCGAGCTCCGTGGCGTCGGCGACGGCGCGCCGATCATCATCGAGGATGGCGAGGCCCTGAAATACACCGCCGCGCGCGGCAAGAATGCGCCCGAGGCCGACGCACAGATGTCCGACCCGCGCGTGCCGAAGCTGCGCGCCAAGCTCGGCATCACTGAAAACGCCGACGACATCCGCTACGACGCCAAGGTTGCGGCCGCAGTCCGCAAGTTCCAGGAGAGCGTCGATCTCAAGCCGACCGGCGTGCTCGACGACCGCACCGTCAAGGCGCTGAATACGCCCAAGCGCGACAAGCAGATCGATACGGTCATCGTCAACATGGAGCGCTGGCGCTGGCTGCCGCGCGACCTCGGCGCGCCTGCCATCGGCGATGCCTATGTCATCCTCAACATCCCCGACTACACGCTGAAGGTGATGCAGCGGGGCGCCCAGGTGTGGACGACGCGCGTCGTGACCGGCAAGCCCGGCCAACATGCCACGCCGCTGCTCAGCGAGACCATGAAGTTCATCACGGTCAACCCGACCTGGAACGTGCCGCCGTCGATCATCTACAATGAGTATCTGCCGGCGCTGCAGCAGGATCCGACCGTGCTCGATCGCATGGGCCTGCGTCTGGAGCGCGCGCGGGACGGCTCGATCCACATCTCGCAGCCACCCGGCGAGGCCAACGCGCTCGGCCGCGTTCGCTTCAACTTCCCCAACAAGTTCCTGGTCTATCAGCACGACACGCCGGACAAGAACCTGTTCGCGCGGGACGAGCGCGCCTTCAGCCACGGCTGCATGCGCGTGCAGTATCCGGATCAGTATGCGGCGGTGCTGTTGAACATCACGATGCCGAACGAGCGCTATACGCCTGAGCGCATCCGCAGCATGTATGGCTCGAGCGAGATCGACCTGAAGTTCCCGACGCCGATCCCGGTCAACATCACGTACCAGACCGCCTTCGTCGACGATGCCGGGAAGCTGCAATTCCGCAAGGACGTCTATGGTCGGGACGGGACCATGATCTCGATCCTCAAGAACAACCGCGGCAAGGATCTCGAGAACGTCGTCGCCCACGCCCAGCCGAACTATTCGCGTCCGAAAGGACCGCTGCCGAGCGCCGTCAACGTCAGCGACAACAGCTTCTCGTCGGGGTCATCCAGCCCGAACTTCTTCGAACGTCTGTTCGGCGGCGGAGGGCAGCCGACGCCGCCGGCTCCGGTCGGCCGGCCGTCGCGGCGGGTGTTCACGCGCTGA
- a CDS encoding DUF1244 domain-containing protein, producing the protein MTMDSTTRTELEAAAFRRLLDHLQTRTDVQNIDLMNLAGFCRNCLSNWLKDAADAKGAPMTKDESREAVYGMPYDEWKAKYQREASAEQLDAMKKVHPGH; encoded by the coding sequence ATGACGATGGACAGCACCACCCGAACCGAGCTCGAAGCCGCTGCCTTCCGCCGGCTGCTCGACCACCTGCAGACGAGAACCGACGTTCAGAACATCGACCTGATGAATCTGGCCGGCTTCTGCCGCAACTGCCTGTCCAACTGGCTCAAGGATGCTGCCGACGCCAAGGGCGCGCCGATGACCAAGGACGAGAGCCGCGAGGCGGTCTATGGCATGCCTTATGACGAATGGAAGGCAAAATACCAGCGCGAGGCGAGCGCCGAGCAGCTCGATGCCATGAAGAAGGTGCATCCGGGCCATTGA